The following proteins come from a genomic window of Corynebacterium crudilactis:
- the hisD gene encoding histidinol dehydrogenase — translation MLNVTDLRGHTPSKSDIRRALPRGGTDVWSVLPIVQPVVEDVQKRGAEAALDYGEKFDHIRPASVRVPAEVIAAAEKALDPLVRESIEESIARVRKVHADQKPQEHTTELSPGGTVTERFLPIDRVGLYVPGGNAVYPSSVIMNSVPAQEAGVNSLVVASPPQADYGGWPHPTILAACAILGVDEVWAVGGGQAVALLAYGDEAADLEPVDMITGPGNIFVTAAKRLVRGVVGTDAEAGPTEIAVLADASANAVNVAYDLISQAEHDVMAASVLITDSEQLAAQVNKEIEARYSITRNADRVAEALRGTQSGIVLVDDISVGIQVADQYAAEHLEIHTVNARQVAEQITNAGAIFVGDFSPVPLGDYSAGSNHVLPTSGSARFSAGLSTHTFLRPVNLIEYDEAALKDVSDVVINFANAEDLPAHGEAIRARFENLPTTNEA, via the coding sequence ATGTTGAATGTCACTGACCTGCGCGGTCACACACCATCCAAGAGCGACATCCGACGTGCATTGCCACGCGGTGGCACAGACGTGTGGTCCGTGCTTCCTATAGTGCAGCCAGTTGTTGAAGATGTCCAAAAACGCGGCGCGGAAGCCGCATTGGATTATGGCGAAAAATTTGACCATATTCGCCCCGCATCGGTGCGGGTTCCTGCAGAAGTTATTGCTGCAGCTGAAAAGGCTTTGGACCCATTAGTTCGGGAGTCCATTGAGGAATCTATCGCCCGAGTCCGCAAGGTTCATGCGGATCAAAAGCCACAGGAACACACCACGGAGCTTTCTCCAGGTGGCACCGTCACTGAGCGATTCTTGCCGATTGATCGGGTGGGACTTTATGTCCCAGGTGGCAACGCGGTGTATCCATCAAGTGTCATCATGAATAGTGTTCCAGCCCAGGAAGCTGGTGTGAACTCTTTGGTGGTTGCCTCTCCTCCTCAGGCTGATTACGGTGGTTGGCCACACCCGACTATTTTGGCAGCGTGCGCTATCCTCGGCGTGGATGAAGTATGGGCAGTGGGCGGCGGCCAAGCTGTCGCGTTGCTGGCTTATGGTGATGAAGCAGCAGATCTTGAACCAGTGGATATGATCACTGGTCCTGGAAATATCTTTGTCACCGCTGCAAAGCGCCTGGTTAGGGGAGTAGTGGGCACCGATGCAGAGGCTGGTCCTACTGAGATCGCCGTGCTTGCTGATGCTTCCGCAAATGCTGTCAATGTTGCTTATGATCTGATCAGCCAGGCAGAACATGATGTGATGGCAGCATCTGTGTTGATCACTGATTCTGAGCAGCTTGCTGCGCAGGTTAATAAAGAGATCGAAGCGCGCTACTCAATCACACGCAACGCCGATCGTGTTGCAGAGGCTTTGCGTGGAACCCAAAGTGGCATCGTGCTTGTCGACGACATCTCGGTGGGTATCCAGGTCGCCGATCAGTATGCTGCTGAGCACTTGGAAATCCACACCGTCAATGCTCGCCAGGTAGCAGAACAAATTACCAACGCTGGCGCTATCTTTGTGGGAGATTTCTCTCCAGTTCCACTGGGTGATTACTCTGCTGGCTCCAACCACGTTCTGCCAACGTCTGGAAGCGCACGTTTTTCTGCCGGTTTGTCTACCCATACGTTCCTGCGTCCGGTTAACCTCATTGAATACGATGAGGCTGCACTGAAGGATGTCTCTGATGTGGTGATCAATTTCGCCAATGCTGAGGATCTTCCTGCTCACGGTGAAGCAATCCGGGCACGTTTTGAAAACCTCCCCACCACAAACGAGGCATAA
- a CDS encoding YbjN domain-containing protein: MDLTSVNDRNVPAPNTSIPFPVDLNRVSETVDSLGYNFLSSKDRIIMPWPDHRVSMYFSRESGLMFTILGRMRLSLDMFAINDAARVVTQWNAERIGPTATIHLGDDGEVELQFRTTICVDEGLSAQQLRQFISLTMDTTAMASTFILEHFSELSFSGSSGSNGSNREALNKEALEELSDEQDQADLLEKISGLYVPAHIDSPLDFLADTEWEESEMSEEDPEDDYLDDDIEWESEDEFFEPEENLIADTDIPHEVILDRIREQLHTIGVVKTSGEEDFIIAWINEVFLGFFVDNGPTFLVKGHWDPSMDPTRDFMKLFMMCNQWNESSLTTKAFCHTDDQGLQVRVEFAVSVAEGLNDDQLQHNIALSIHHILRAIDSISTEATGKSAVDWPEKDS, translated from the coding sequence ATGGATCTCACCTCTGTGAATGATCGAAACGTCCCCGCCCCAAACACCTCCATTCCTTTCCCCGTAGACCTCAATCGTGTGTCAGAAACTGTCGATTCTTTGGGCTACAATTTTCTCAGTTCCAAAGATCGCATCATCATGCCCTGGCCCGATCACCGAGTCTCAATGTATTTCAGCCGCGAATCTGGGCTCATGTTCACGATTTTGGGCCGCATGCGCCTGAGCCTAGACATGTTCGCCATCAACGATGCCGCCCGAGTGGTCACTCAATGGAATGCAGAACGCATCGGACCAACAGCTACTATCCATCTGGGTGATGACGGCGAAGTAGAACTGCAATTTCGCACCACAATCTGTGTTGATGAGGGCCTCAGCGCACAACAGCTGCGCCAGTTTATTTCCTTGACGATGGATACCACTGCTATGGCCTCTACATTTATTTTGGAGCATTTTTCTGAATTATCTTTCAGCGGCTCAAGCGGCTCGAATGGTTCTAATCGTGAAGCACTCAACAAAGAAGCCCTCGAAGAACTCAGCGATGAACAAGATCAGGCAGATCTCCTAGAAAAAATCAGTGGGCTATACGTACCTGCGCACATCGACAGCCCCCTAGATTTTCTAGCAGACACAGAGTGGGAAGAATCAGAGATGTCAGAAGAAGATCCAGAAGATGACTACTTAGATGATGACATCGAATGGGAATCTGAAGATGAATTCTTCGAGCCGGAAGAAAACCTGATCGCAGATACTGATATCCCTCATGAAGTCATCTTGGACCGCATCCGAGAACAACTTCATACAATTGGTGTGGTGAAAACCAGTGGCGAAGAAGATTTCATCATTGCCTGGATCAACGAAGTATTTTTAGGCTTCTTCGTTGATAACGGTCCAACGTTCTTGGTCAAGGGCCACTGGGATCCCAGCATGGACCCCACTCGGGATTTCATGAAACTTTTCATGATGTGTAACCAGTGGAATGAAAGTTCACTCACAACGAAAGCCTTCTGCCACACCGATGATCAAGGCCTCCAAGTTCGAGTGGAATTTGCAGTATCAGTTGCCGAAGGACTCAATGATGACCAACTGCAACACAATATTGCCTTATCCATCCACCATATTTTGCGGGCTATTGATTCCATCAGCACCGAAGCCACTGGAAAATCAGCAGTGGATTGGCCAGAAAAAGACAGCTGA
- a CDS encoding TetR/AcrR family transcriptional regulator, with product MLGIVQLSKEAIIKASVAILSEYGLSDMTMRRVAKQLNVAPGALYWHFKNKQELIDATSRHLLAPVLEHSEEQQSSSSAQETCAELRALMLHTKDGAEIVSAALSNQLLRKDLESRISTSFDNPDEVGAFTLLHFVVGAVLTEQTQLQLQELTGDSEELDATTSFERRFSQGVETIMAGLEALSHIR from the coding sequence ATGCTGGGAATTGTGCAGTTATCTAAAGAAGCAATTATCAAGGCGTCCGTTGCCATCTTAAGTGAATACGGTTTGTCCGATATGACGATGCGTCGCGTCGCAAAGCAATTAAATGTCGCGCCGGGTGCGTTGTATTGGCATTTCAAAAATAAGCAGGAGCTTATCGACGCCACCTCGCGCCATCTCCTGGCGCCTGTGCTGGAACACAGTGAAGAGCAACAATCAAGCAGCTCTGCGCAGGAAACCTGCGCAGAGCTGCGGGCACTCATGCTACATACCAAGGACGGAGCTGAAATTGTCAGCGCTGCGCTTAGTAATCAACTACTGCGCAAAGATTTAGAATCACGTATTTCCACATCTTTTGACAACCCTGATGAGGTGGGGGCGTTTACGCTGTTGCATTTTGTCGTTGGTGCCGTTCTCACTGAACAGACTCAACTCCAACTGCAGGAATTAACTGGTGATTCGGAAGAACTTGATGCCACGACAAGCTTCGAACGGAGGTTTAGCCAGGGGGTAGAAACCATAATGGCGGGTCTAGAGGCCCTAAGCCATATAAGATGA
- the glgX gene encoding glycogen debranching protein GlgX yields the protein MTSTSEHTYQVWPGHAYPLGSTYDGAGTNFAIFSDVADRVELCLLDADNNETRIPLEERDAHIWHSYLPGVQPGQRYGFRVHGPWNPDDGKRCDPNKLLVDPYARAFDGDFDGHPSLFSYDITNPDDPHGRNTEDSIDHTMKSVVVNPFFDWGNDRAPRIPYNETVIYEAHVKGMTMTHPDVPEELRGTYAGLAHPTIIQYLVDLGVTAIELMPVHQFLQDDRLRDLGMRNYWGYNSFGFFAPYTDYAANTNPGGAVAEFKGLVRSYHEAGLEVILDVVYNHTAEGNHMGPTISFRGIDNEAYYRLVEGDKRHYMDYTGTGNSLNVRDPHSLQLLMDSLRYWVTEMHVDGFRFDLASTLAREFNDVDRLATFFDLVQQDPVVSQVKLIAEPWDVGEGGYQVGNFPPLWTEWNGKYRDTVRDFWRGEPATLGEFASRLTGSSDLYANNGRRPTASINFVTAHDGFTLNDLVSYNEKHNMANGEDGRDGESHNRSWNCGVEGPTDDPEILQLRAQQRRNFLTTLLLSQGTPMLSHGDEMARTQEGNNNVYCQDNELAWVNWEQAEENADLVSFTRRLLRIRANHPVFRRRQFLAGGPLGADVRDRDIAWLVPNGTLMTQDDWDFTFGKSLQVFFNGDAIEEPDSRGQKIRDDSFILMFNAHFEPIDFTLPPEQFGMKWKLLVDTTEAVGHPLEDLTIEAGGSITVPARSSMLLRQVEAPDYTKLDAKIAADKRELELAAEKEAADAEAALRLEAEQASAQESELAHQHGADLEEADDVSEEDLDTPPEQESDAL from the coding sequence ATGACATCAACGAGTGAGCACACGTACCAAGTTTGGCCCGGGCATGCTTATCCTTTGGGTTCAACCTACGATGGCGCTGGAACAAATTTCGCGATCTTTTCCGACGTCGCAGACCGCGTTGAGCTGTGTTTATTAGATGCAGATAATAATGAAACCCGTATCCCTTTGGAAGAACGCGATGCCCACATTTGGCATTCTTATCTTCCTGGTGTGCAGCCGGGCCAACGCTACGGCTTCCGTGTGCACGGCCCCTGGAACCCTGATGATGGTAAACGCTGCGACCCGAACAAACTTTTAGTTGATCCCTACGCGCGTGCCTTTGATGGAGATTTTGATGGACACCCATCGTTGTTCTCCTATGACATCACCAATCCTGATGATCCCCACGGACGCAATACGGAAGACAGCATCGATCACACGATGAAATCTGTCGTGGTCAATCCGTTCTTTGACTGGGGAAATGATCGCGCACCACGGATTCCCTACAATGAAACCGTCATCTACGAAGCCCATGTCAAGGGTATGACCATGACTCACCCGGATGTTCCAGAGGAACTCCGGGGCACCTATGCAGGCCTTGCGCACCCTACAATCATTCAGTACTTAGTTGATCTCGGCGTGACGGCCATTGAACTCATGCCCGTCCACCAGTTCCTCCAAGATGATCGTCTGCGTGACCTTGGGATGCGCAACTATTGGGGATATAACTCCTTTGGTTTCTTTGCTCCTTATACCGATTATGCAGCCAATACCAATCCAGGCGGTGCTGTAGCAGAATTTAAGGGACTTGTACGCAGCTACCACGAAGCCGGCCTAGAAGTGATTTTGGATGTGGTGTACAACCACACTGCTGAAGGCAACCACATGGGTCCAACCATTTCTTTCCGCGGCATCGACAATGAGGCTTACTACCGCTTGGTTGAGGGCGATAAGCGCCACTATATGGATTACACCGGCACCGGTAACTCCCTTAATGTTCGCGATCCACATTCTCTCCAATTGCTCATGGATTCACTGCGCTATTGGGTCACCGAAATGCATGTCGATGGGTTCCGCTTCGATCTGGCATCCACGTTGGCGCGTGAGTTTAATGATGTTGATCGCTTGGCAACATTTTTCGATTTGGTTCAGCAAGATCCTGTTGTATCCCAGGTAAAGCTCATCGCTGAGCCATGGGATGTCGGCGAAGGCGGCTACCAGGTGGGTAATTTCCCTCCTTTGTGGACCGAGTGGAACGGTAAATACCGCGATACTGTCCGCGATTTTTGGCGCGGCGAACCAGCCACCTTGGGCGAATTTGCTTCCCGTCTGACTGGTTCCTCTGACCTGTATGCCAACAACGGCAGGCGCCCTACTGCATCAATCAACTTCGTTACCGCCCACGATGGCTTCACCCTTAATGATCTGGTGAGCTACAACGAGAAGCACAACATGGCTAACGGCGAAGACGGCCGTGATGGCGAATCCCACAACCGTTCGTGGAACTGTGGTGTTGAAGGCCCCACTGATGATCCGGAGATCCTGCAGCTGCGCGCACAGCAGCGCCGCAATTTCCTCACCACTTTGCTGTTATCGCAAGGCACTCCGATGTTGTCCCATGGCGATGAAATGGCTCGCACCCAAGAAGGCAATAATAACGTTTACTGCCAGGACAATGAGTTGGCGTGGGTCAATTGGGAGCAGGCTGAAGAAAACGCAGATTTGGTGAGCTTTACCAGGCGTTTGTTGCGGATCCGCGCAAATCACCCAGTGTTTAGGCGTCGCCAATTCTTAGCGGGTGGTCCATTGGGTGCGGATGTCCGTGATCGTGATATCGCCTGGTTGGTCCCCAATGGCACGTTGATGACCCAAGATGACTGGGATTTCACCTTCGGTAAATCTTTGCAGGTATTTTTCAACGGCGATGCCATTGAGGAGCCAGATTCCCGCGGACAAAAAATCCGCGATGATTCTTTCATCCTCATGTTCAATGCGCACTTTGAACCCATTGATTTCACGCTCCCCCCAGAGCAGTTCGGTATGAAGTGGAAATTGCTTGTCGATACCACTGAAGCTGTGGGACATCCACTGGAAGATCTCACCATCGAAGCAGGCGGCTCAATTACCGTCCCTGCGCGTTCCTCGATGCTGTTACGCCAGGTAGAAGCACCTGATTACACCAAGCTCGAT